A DNA window from Ovis aries strain OAR_USU_Benz2616 breed Rambouillet chromosome 7, ARS-UI_Ramb_v3.0, whole genome shotgun sequence contains the following coding sequences:
- the BMP4 gene encoding bone morphogenetic protein 4 isoform X1, with translation MIPGNRMLMVVLLCQVLLGGASHASLIPETGKKKVAEIQGHAGGRRSGQSHELLRDFEATLLQMFGLRRRPQPSKSAVIPDYMRDLYRLQSGEEEEEEQIQGIGLEYPERPASRANTVRSFHHEEHLENIPGTSENSAFRFLFNLSSIPENEVISSAELRLFREQVDQGPDWEQGFHRINIYEVMKPPAEVVPGHLITRLLDTRLVHHNVTRWETFDVSPAVLRWTREKQPNYGLAIEVTHLHQTRTHQGQHVRISRSLPQGSGDWAQLRPLLVTFGHDGRGHALTRRRRAKRSPKHHPQRARKKNKNCRRHSLYVDFSDVGWNDWIVAPPGYQAFYCHGDCPFPLADHLNSTNHAIVQTLVNSVNSSIPKACCVPTELSAISMLYLDEYDKVVLKNYQEMVVEGCGCR, from the exons ATGATTCCTGGTAACCGAATGCTGATGGTCGTTTTATTATGCCAAGTCCTGCTAGGAGGCGCGAGCCATGCTAGTTTGATACCTGAGACGGGGAAGAAAAAAGTCGCCGAGATTCAGGGCCACGCGGGAGGACGCCGCTCAGGGCAGAGCCATGAGCTCCTTCGGGACTTCGAGGCCACACTTCTGCAGATGTTCGGGCTGCGCCGCCGCCCGCAGCCTAGCAAGAGCGCAGTCATCCCGGATTACATGCGGGATCTTTACAGACTTCAgtctggggaggaggaagaggaagagcagATCCAGGGCATCGGTCTGGAGTATCCTGAGCGCCCCGCCAGTCGGGCCAACACCGTGAGGAGCTTCCACCACGAAG AACATCTGGAGAACATCCCAGGGACCAGCGAAAACTCTGCTTTTCGTTTCCTCTTTAACCTCAGCAGCATCCCAGAGAATGAGGTGATCTCGTCTGCCGAGCTTCGACTCTTCCGGGAGCAGGTGGACCAGGGCCCTGACTGGGAGCAGGGCTTTCATCGTATAAACATTTATGAGGTTATGAAGCCCCCGGCAGAAGTGGTGCCTGGGCACCTCATCACACGACTACTGGACACAAGACTGGTCCACCACAATGTGACACGGTGGGAAACTTTTGATGTGAGCCCTGCAGTCCTTCGCTGGACCCGGGAGAAGCAGCCCAACTATGGGCTGGCCATTGAGGTGACCCACCTCCATCAGACACGGACCCACCAGGGCCAGCATGTCAGGATTAGCCGATCGTTACCTCAAGGGAGTGGGGATTGGGCCCAGCTCCGGCCCCTCCTGGTCACCTTTGGCCATGATGGCCGGGGACATGCCTTGACCCGACGCCGGAGGGCCAAGCGTAGCCCCAAGCATCACCCACAGAGGGCCCGGAAGAAGAATAAGAACTGTCGGCGCCACTCGCTCTACGTGGACTTCAGTGATGTGGGCTGGAATGACTGGATTGTGGCCCCACCAGGCTACCAGGCGTTCTACTGCCACGGGGACTGCCCCTTTCCACTGGCCGACCACCTCAACTCAACCAACCACGCCATTGTGCAGACCCTGGTCAACTCTGTCAATTCCAGTATCCCCAAAGCCTGTTGTGTTCCCACCGAACTCAGCGCCATCTCCATGCTGTACCTGGATGAGTATGACAAGGTGGTTCTGAAAAATTATCAGGAGATGGTAGTGGAGGGATGTGGGTGCCGCTGA
- the BMP4 gene encoding bone morphogenetic protein 4 isoform X2: MFGLRRRPQPSKSAVIPDYMRDLYRLQSGEEEEEEQIQGIGLEYPERPASRANTVRSFHHEEHLENIPGTSENSAFRFLFNLSSIPENEVISSAELRLFREQVDQGPDWEQGFHRINIYEVMKPPAEVVPGHLITRLLDTRLVHHNVTRWETFDVSPAVLRWTREKQPNYGLAIEVTHLHQTRTHQGQHVRISRSLPQGSGDWAQLRPLLVTFGHDGRGHALTRRRRAKRSPKHHPQRARKKNKNCRRHSLYVDFSDVGWNDWIVAPPGYQAFYCHGDCPFPLADHLNSTNHAIVQTLVNSVNSSIPKACCVPTELSAISMLYLDEYDKVVLKNYQEMVVEGCGCR; this comes from the exons ATGTTCGGGCTGCGCCGCCGCCCGCAGCCTAGCAAGAGCGCAGTCATCCCGGATTACATGCGGGATCTTTACAGACTTCAgtctggggaggaggaagaggaagagcagATCCAGGGCATCGGTCTGGAGTATCCTGAGCGCCCCGCCAGTCGGGCCAACACCGTGAGGAGCTTCCACCACGAAG AACATCTGGAGAACATCCCAGGGACCAGCGAAAACTCTGCTTTTCGTTTCCTCTTTAACCTCAGCAGCATCCCAGAGAATGAGGTGATCTCGTCTGCCGAGCTTCGACTCTTCCGGGAGCAGGTGGACCAGGGCCCTGACTGGGAGCAGGGCTTTCATCGTATAAACATTTATGAGGTTATGAAGCCCCCGGCAGAAGTGGTGCCTGGGCACCTCATCACACGACTACTGGACACAAGACTGGTCCACCACAATGTGACACGGTGGGAAACTTTTGATGTGAGCCCTGCAGTCCTTCGCTGGACCCGGGAGAAGCAGCCCAACTATGGGCTGGCCATTGAGGTGACCCACCTCCATCAGACACGGACCCACCAGGGCCAGCATGTCAGGATTAGCCGATCGTTACCTCAAGGGAGTGGGGATTGGGCCCAGCTCCGGCCCCTCCTGGTCACCTTTGGCCATGATGGCCGGGGACATGCCTTGACCCGACGCCGGAGGGCCAAGCGTAGCCCCAAGCATCACCCACAGAGGGCCCGGAAGAAGAATAAGAACTGTCGGCGCCACTCGCTCTACGTGGACTTCAGTGATGTGGGCTGGAATGACTGGATTGTGGCCCCACCAGGCTACCAGGCGTTCTACTGCCACGGGGACTGCCCCTTTCCACTGGCCGACCACCTCAACTCAACCAACCACGCCATTGTGCAGACCCTGGTCAACTCTGTCAATTCCAGTATCCCCAAAGCCTGTTGTGTTCCCACCGAACTCAGCGCCATCTCCATGCTGTACCTGGATGAGTATGACAAGGTGGTTCTGAAAAATTATCAGGAGATGGTAGTGGAGGGATGTGGGTGCCGCTGA
- the BMP4 gene encoding bone morphogenetic protein 4 precursor (The RefSeq protein has 1 substitution compared to this genomic sequence), with amino-acid sequence MIPGNRMLMVVLLCQVLLGGASHASLIPETGKKKVAEIQGHAGGRRSGQSHELLRDFEATLLQMFGLRRRPQPSKSAVIPDYMRDLYRLQSGEEEEEEQIQGIGLEYPERPASRANTVRSFHHEEHLENIPGTSENSAFRFLFNLSSIPENEVISSAELRLFREQVDQGPDWEQGFHRINIYEVMKPPAEVVPGHLITRLLDTRLVHHNVTRWETFDVSPAVLRWTREKQPNYGLAIEVTHLHQTRTHQGQHVRISRSLPQGSGDWAQLRPLLVTFGHDGRGHALTRRRRAKRSPKHHPQRARKKNKNCRRHSLYVDFSDVGWNDWIVAPPGYQAFYCHGDCPFPLADHLNSTNHAIVQTLVNSVNSSIPKACCVPTELSAISMLYLDEYDKVALKNYQEMVVEGCGCR; translated from the exons ATGATTCCTGGTAACCGAATGCTGATGGTCGTTTTATTATGCCAAGTCCTGCTAGGAGGCGCGAGCCATGCTAGTTTGATACCTGAGACGGGGAAGAAAAAAGTCGCCGAGATTCAGGGCCACGCGGGAGGACGCCGCTCAGGGCAGAGCCATGAGCTCCTTCGGGACTTCGAGGCCACACTTCTGCAGATGTTCGGGCTGCGCCGCCGCCCGCAGCCTAGCAAGAGCGCAGTCATCCCGGATTACATGCGGGATCTTTACAGACTTCAgtctggggaggaggaagaggaagagcagATCCAGGGCATCGGTCTGGAGTATCCTGAGCGCCCCGCCAGTCGGGCCAACACCGTGAGGAGCTTCCACCACGAAG AACATCTGGAGAACATCCCAGGGACCAGCGAAAACTCTGCTTTTCGTTTCCTCTTTAACCTCAGCAGCATCCCAGAGAATGAGGTGATCTCGTCTGCCGAGCTTCGACTCTTCCGGGAGCAGGTGGACCAGGGCCCTGACTGGGAGCAGGGCTTTCATCGTATAAACATTTATGAGGTTATGAAGCCCCCGGCAGAAGTGGTGCCTGGGCACCTCATCACACGACTACTGGACACAAGACTGGTCCACCACAATGTGACACGGTGGGAAACTTTTGATGTGAGCCCTGCAGTCCTTCGCTGGACCCGGGAGAAGCAGCCCAACTATGGGCTGGCCATTGAGGTGACCCACCTCCATCAGACACGGACCCACCAGGGCCAGCATGTCAGGATTAGCCGATCGTTACCTCAAGGGAGTGGGGATTGGGCCCAGCTCCGGCCCCTCCTGGTCACCTTTGGCCATGATGGCCGGGGACATGCCTTGACCCGACGCCGGAGGGCCAAGCGTAGCCCCAAGCATCACCCACAGAGGGCCCGGAAGAAGAATAAGAACTGTCGGCGCCACTCGCTCTACGTGGACTTCAGTGATGTGGGCTGGAATGACTGGATTGTGGCCCCACCAGGCTACCAGGCGTTCTACTGCCACGGGGACTGCCCCTTTCCACTGGCCGACCACCTCAACTCAACCAACCACGCCATTGTGCAGACCCTGGTCAACTCTGTCAATTCCAGTATCCCCAAAGCCTGTTGTGTTCCCACCGAACTCAGCGCCATCTCCATGCTGTACCTGGATGAGTATGACAAGGTGGTTCTGAAAAATTATCAGGAGATGGTAGTGGAGGGATGTGGGTGCCGCTGA